CAACCAGACTTGAAACGTCGCAAAGGTCGTTTAGAGACCTACGCACTAGACAATTTAAGAATGCGTGGAACATTGAGTGAAGAGAGTACTATTTGGGCTTTAGTCGAATCTAGTGATGCCAATGTTTATCGCATGGGTGTAGGTGAGTATTTAGGGCTTTATCATGGCCGAATTGCTAAAGTAACGCCGCAATTTATCGAAATCATAGAATTAATCCCTGATGGTTCAGGTTGCTGGGCAGAAAGATCCAGCAATTTAGAATTATCAGGAAAATAACGTGCGAAGGACGAGGGAATAATGGAATCTTCTGCCGCGATAAAAAAAGTAATAACAAAGTTATTATTTTTTAGAGCGTTTCTAGGCGCAGTATTATTAATGGGCTTACTACCCAGTGCGATAGCTGCTAATCGTCTTATGGACGTCAAATATCATGCAATGGTTGATCATCAATTAGAATTAGAGTTAATTTTTGAATCATCAATAATGTCACCGTCTGTTGATTTATCGGCAGACCCAGCAGAAATTATGTTGAATTTCTCTGACACTATTTCTAATTTAAATAAAAACAAAATCCCAGTAAACACTGTAGGCGTAAAAGAGTTAACTGCCCAGCAGCAAGGTGGTGACTTACAAATCATCGTTGCAATGAATAAAGTTAAGCCTTATCAAGGGAAAATAGTTGGTAATAGTTATCGATTAACCATTAATGATGATGTGTCAGGTCCAGTAGAAGCCAACAATCCATTTGTTAATAGTATTAGCGGTATTGATTTTCGTCGCAATAAAACCGGTGGTGGGGAAATCTTATTTAATCTTAGTAATCGCTCTGTAGCAGCCAATGTTGAGCAAGTCGGTTCAAAGCTTGAAATAAAACTTTATAACACCGACATTGGTAACGATTTACTTTATGTTATGGATGTACAAGACTTTGCTACACCAGTGAATAGTTTTGAAACATTTAAAGATGATTTGACAGCCCGTATTTTGGTCGATG
This region of Shewanella livingstonensis genomic DNA includes:
- a CDS encoding pilus assembly protein PilP yields the protein MKFLLLLLSMVLLLSGCIGERSDLELFVTTTKAQHVARIPPLKQTPKFEHFEYQAELMRSPFVPPSRELTEEVIDTSKDCLQPDLKRRKGRLETYALDNLRMRGTLSEESTIWALVESSDANVYRMGVGEYLGLYHGRIAKVTPQFIEIIELIPDGSGCWAERSSNLELSGK